The following are encoded in a window of Paraburkholderia caffeinilytica genomic DNA:
- a CDS encoding XRE family transcriptional regulator yields MAVDTNTTIRRECLQPAIYWAKPTGAEIQEVVRLAGFTGRSAAEFLDLADKSGRQIRRWISGENEIPYSAWALLCHAAGFGHIWETEE; encoded by the coding sequence ATGGCAGTTGACACAAACACGACAATCCGACGCGAATGCTTGCAGCCCGCGATCTACTGGGCCAAACCGACCGGGGCAGAAATCCAGGAGGTAGTGCGGCTGGCCGGTTTTACGGGACGTAGTGCAGCGGAATTTCTGGACCTCGCTGACAAGAGCGGGCGGCAGATACGTCGTTGGATCAGCGGCGAAAATGAAATCCCCTATTCCGCATGGGCGCTACTCTGCCATGCCGCCGGATTTGGCCATATCTGGGAAACAGAAGAGTAG
- a CDS encoding DUF932 domain-containing protein has product MDTTYLTSRFGRNAVGTRSDRPLTNDEIAEVAPSIFALSAHESRSERYTYIPTSDVLDGLRKEGFQPFMACQTRVRADDKRAHTKHLVRLRHADQVTGREANEIILLNSHDGSSSYQMLAGMFRFVCQNGMVCGDTIGDIRVPHKGDVVGQVIEGAFKVLDSFEAATHQREGMAGLALTDGEQTAFARAALALRYDDEKPAPITEQQLLTPHRMEDRAPDLWTTFNRVQENMINGGLRGRNANGRATTTRAVTGIDQNIRLNRALWVLADELCRLRG; this is encoded by the coding sequence ATGGATACCACTTACCTGACAAGCCGCTTCGGACGCAACGCAGTTGGCACACGATCGGATCGCCCGCTGACGAATGACGAGATTGCAGAGGTTGCCCCGTCGATCTTCGCGCTGTCCGCGCACGAAAGTCGCTCGGAACGGTACACCTACATTCCAACCAGCGATGTACTGGACGGCCTGCGCAAGGAAGGTTTTCAACCCTTCATGGCCTGTCAGACCCGCGTACGCGCCGACGACAAGCGCGCACACACAAAACATCTGGTCCGCCTGCGCCACGCCGACCAGGTCACGGGCCGCGAAGCCAACGAAATCATCCTTCTGAACAGCCATGATGGCAGCAGCAGCTACCAGATGCTCGCCGGGATGTTCCGGTTTGTGTGCCAGAACGGTATGGTCTGCGGGGACACCATTGGTGATATCCGCGTGCCTCATAAGGGCGACGTAGTCGGCCAGGTAATCGAGGGGGCGTTCAAGGTGCTCGACAGCTTTGAGGCAGCGACCCATCAGCGAGAGGGGATGGCCGGTCTGGCATTGACCGACGGCGAACAGACCGCTTTCGCACGGGCCGCGCTTGCGCTGCGGTACGACGACGAGAAGCCCGCGCCCATCACTGAGCAGCAACTATTAACACCGCATCGCATGGAGGATCGCGCACCGGACCTATGGACGACATTCAATCGCGTGCAGGAAAACATGATCAACGGCGGCCTGCGCGGTCGTAACGCGAATGGGCGGGCAACCACAACCCGCGCCGTCACCGGCATTGACCAGAACATCAGGCTCAACCGCGCCCTTTGGGTGCTCGCCGACGAACTGTGCCGCCTGCGCGGATGA
- a CDS encoding single-stranded DNA-binding protein — MNKLFFTGRVAAAPVLANHGDSKVTKFTLIFNEYAGRDEGSGEAKERQVRIQFTAFGSRGGAIARNVLKGDQLIVEAKLSNNDFTDGEGIERYGYNFTVDNFDFGAPGELKRAQLARRQE, encoded by the coding sequence ATGAACAAGCTTTTCTTTACTGGCCGTGTTGCCGCCGCCCCTGTGCTTGCGAATCACGGTGATTCGAAGGTGACGAAATTCACCCTGATTTTCAACGAGTACGCCGGTCGCGACGAAGGCAGCGGTGAAGCGAAAGAGCGTCAGGTGAGAATCCAGTTCACCGCCTTTGGTTCGCGCGGTGGGGCCATCGCCAGAAACGTTCTGAAGGGCGATCAACTGATCGTTGAGGCGAAGCTGTCGAACAACGATTTCACGGACGGTGAAGGCATCGAGCGTTACGGATACAACTTCACGGTCGATAACTTCGACTTCGGCGCGCCCGGTGAACTCAAACGGGCGCAACTGGCGCGGCGTCAGGAATGA
- a CDS encoding antirestriction protein, which translates to MIDNETRISSAVVVDELRLNFLPHYLGAQYLRGEALVYDWAARLSSAYKGGSWDFFQLSNSGFYMAPANCGRVHVRWHMNGYSDTMGADAFGIVVTLFALCHLAEKCGDDRIVDHYHALRAYAAQHVEAANILRAID; encoded by the coding sequence GTGATTGACAATGAAACCAGAATCTCGTCAGCAGTCGTTGTCGATGAGTTGCGTCTGAATTTCCTTCCTCACTACCTGGGCGCGCAATACCTTCGGGGCGAGGCATTGGTGTACGACTGGGCTGCCCGCCTTTCGAGTGCCTACAAGGGCGGTTCGTGGGACTTCTTCCAGTTGTCGAACAGCGGCTTCTATATGGCTCCAGCGAATTGCGGACGGGTGCATGTGCGGTGGCACATGAACGGCTACAGCGACACGATGGGCGCTGACGCGTTCGGCATCGTCGTCACGCTGTTTGCCCTGTGCCATCTCGCGGAAAAGTGCGGCGATGACAGGATCGTTGACCACTACCACGCGCTGCGGGCCTACGCGGCGCAGCACGTAGAGGCCGCCAACATTCTGCGCGCCATCGACTGA